From Bacteroidota bacterium, one genomic window encodes:
- a CDS encoding CotH kinase family protein has protein sequence MKTLLKALLTLLLLVICNVRFSFSQIVINEICPSNISVILNSNGQYDDWIELYNAGGTTVNLSGYGLTDDTLQPYRFTFPSQTISAGGRIIVFASDSTSSVIVNHWEMAVNALSSWRYASGSAGLDTNWRNISFNEATMSTGNGGIGFGDSDDGTTVAVGTSVMMRKSFNIPDTSQILKAVFMMDYDDGFVAYLNGVEISRANLGVAGTRPNWNDLALSSHEANNYQGLPIDSVFIDPVFLKTVLRNGTNVFAVETHNVTSSSTDLSSIPYLFFGMKGTGTTFSAIPSWFHPPVSDYYNAHFKLARTGETVYLSNPSGTRIDEKTYPSMSSNNSYGRKPDGSGSWCLFGTPTPNTSNNSSTCSNGYASIPVFSVSGGFYTSTRTLTLSTTTPGGSIRYSTNGDEPTTSSPLYSGAISISSTKTIRAKVFASGYLPSPVVTNTYFISESVHLPVFSITTDSLNLWDYNTGIYVMGPNASTTSPYFGANFWQDWEKPATIEYYDKDKIRIVRFDADISIYGNYSRAKAQKSFEIKLGDKYGTSSVNYPFFTDKPFIDKMDDIVLRNSGTDWNKVHFRDALMERIMKNTWSGYLGAEPAVMFLNGEFWGVYTIHENHDENWMDYNFGLSKKQIDYLKEDGSSMTVKEGSDASFWTMYNYATTQTPTTQAYYDYMNSVLDLKNYADYFIAETYYNNGDWIGDWTNNIKLWRPNATGSKWRYMLYDTDFGFGLQGSVNDNRLAIARNPAAFSHSSEMFDAMLNNPTFKRYFINRYADLINTNYLPANIDDVIHQFQDSMAPDMPAHFAKWGNNMSTWQTNIDAVSSFVNARPTIMRDNIKTGFSLAGKVTLTLNVSPAGAGRIEISTIIPTSYPWSGVYFNGNPVTITAIPNPGYTFDHWRSNVTITSNNPNQAVTYNFTANDAITAYFTGSAAVPKITISELNYNADSALNSGDWIELKNFGSQAVDLSGWVLSDGADNHMFHFPTGTVLAAGAYLVVVEDSVKFKSQFPTVSNRIGQLGFNYGNGGDEVRLFDYNGNLYLNFFYSDLAPWPLTPDGGGYTCELLNVNGDLNDGNNWFAGCIGGSPGRAYSSLLSVPVSVTGNTTFCNGGNVVLSSTTDPGYTYQWKRNNTTIVGATSSSYTAIQGGTYTVVVSSLGCSVVSDPIIVTVVSQSPDPVTTSNWRCGAGSLTLTATSSDTIFWYDAPNGNLLGFGDTLITPNLSATTTYYAKTSRICPSSAVSAIAQILQQTAAPVTSDVTLCGPGVATLTATDTATMHWYNAPQGGGLLETGGSFVTNYISTDTVFYVEAGSVCPSPRIEAHVIINSTADPVVSDNSRCGNGTVVLTAISSAPVSWYNRVSGGLVLGTGLSFTTPSLAVTDTFYAEANSGCPSARVMAIAIVNPVLSAPVGTDGFSCGPGIVTVSATSTEQVYWYDASSGGNLLYTGSIFDTPFLNASTTYYAEAGYTCRSSRTAVQAAVNSIPAAPTATDVSRCGPGTVTLSAVSPELITWFDAAVSGNLLFTGDQFTTPVISVTTTYYAEAGTTCKSPSRTPVQAIVNTGPSAPTSSNVSRCGTGTVTLTATSPETIYWYSAASGGTLLATGPSYTTPSISSSTTYYVEAGNNCRSARISVQAIVNSAPAAPTASNVSRCGPGTVGLSATSAATISWYSAATGGTLLGTGSSYTTPSISATTTYYAEANNGCASATRTAVQAIINPIPAAPSSSNVSRCGTGTVVLTATSSEQVYWYSAASGGTLLATNSSYTTPSISTTTTYYAEAGNTCRSATRTAVQAIIDPIPAAPTASDVARCGSGSVTFTATSTETIYWYSAASGGTLLGTGASYSTPSIAVTTTYYVETGNNCRSARIPVQAIVNSAPAAPTASNVSRCGTGTVVLTASSTATINWYSASSGGTLLGSGTSYTTPSISSTTTYYAESNNGCVSVTRTAVQAIINPLPAAPSSSNVSRCGTGTVVLTASSSEQVYWYSAASGGTLLATNSSYTTPSISTTTTYYAEAGNTCRSATRTAVQAIIDPIPNAPVASDVSRCGPGVITLSATSTETIYWYSAASGGTLLATAASYTTPSLSSTTTYYVETGNNCRSARIAVDAIITTAPAAPTASNSSRCGTGTVVLSASSPEQITWFSSASGGSALFVGSSYTTPSISTTTTYYAEAGSGCQSLTRTAVQAIIDPLPAAPAGSNVSRCGTGTVTLSASSTEQIYWYSAATGGTLLATAASYTTPSISATTTYYAEAGNTCRSATRTPIQAIINPVPAAPSSSNVSRCGSGTVTLTATSTEQIYWYDAASGGTLLATASSYTSPVLTVTTTYYSEAGNTCRSATRTAVQAIIAPIPSPPVSNDASRCGSGSVALSATSPEQIYWYNAPSGGTLLGTGTTYNTPSISATTTYYVETGNTCRSNRISVNAIVNSIPSPPVTSNVSRCNSGTVTLTATSPETVYWYSAPSGGTLLNTGNSFTTPSISTTTTYYLEAGDVCRSARVAVQAVITSPPAAPVAIDGARCGTGSVLISANSTDRLNWYSTASGGVLLDTGITFITPVISATTTYYVEAGTGCNSSRVAVQAIVNALPAAPVANDVSRCGDGSVTLTAASADSIFWFDASIGGNLLASGTTYNTPVLTNTTVYYAEAGDGCRSVRIPVQAIISAIPGSPVASDVSRCGPGVIVLNASSPETIYWYDQPSGGNLIGTGSTFTTPALIADTTYYVETGDICRSTRVLVQALIDTVPATPVVLDGDRCGPGTVNLSATASLQVNWYDAASGGNLLGTGFTFITPSISATTIFYADAGLGCNSARVPVNAVVNPLPIAPSTTDDSRCGPGILTLNAFATDSIFWFDAISGGTQIGTGSSFVTPFISASTTYYAETGSLCRSTRTPAQAIINVVSADPVVSSGQVCGSGSVTLFATASDPVSWYDQASGGTILATGNSFVTPVLTTSTTYYAVAGTFCPSNAVAVDAFVFTPPTLNLGADTVDVLSGQFTTLDAGAGFDSYLWSTSETTRQISVNTENVYTVVVTDSNQCTATDSVFVHVITGIEKTDELLSVNIYPNPGSHEITVSWGMTSAHTVVLQIYSVDGRLMQSKECKTHPGTHKEKVLLNDYAPGVYFVRLTTNKSSTTLEFLKQ, from the coding sequence ATGAAAACACTTTTAAAAGCACTATTAACATTGCTCCTTTTGGTTATTTGCAATGTCAGATTTTCCTTTTCACAAATTGTAATCAATGAAATATGTCCTTCGAATATTTCAGTAATCCTGAATTCGAACGGGCAATACGATGACTGGATCGAATTGTATAATGCCGGTGGTACCACCGTGAATTTGTCAGGTTATGGTTTGACTGATGATACACTTCAGCCTTACCGATTTACATTTCCATCACAGACTATCAGTGCAGGCGGGCGGATCATTGTGTTTGCTTCCGATTCGACAAGTTCGGTAATTGTTAATCATTGGGAGATGGCTGTTAACGCGCTTTCCTCCTGGAGATATGCAAGTGGTAGTGCAGGACTCGATACCAACTGGAGAAATATTTCCTTTAATGAAGCGACCATGTCTACAGGTAATGGTGGAATTGGTTTTGGCGATAGCGATGATGGAACAACAGTTGCTGTTGGTACATCTGTGATGATGCGAAAGTCATTCAACATTCCGGATACCTCACAAATTCTGAAAGCGGTCTTCATGATGGATTACGATGACGGATTTGTTGCATACCTCAATGGTGTAGAAATTTCCAGAGCAAACCTCGGTGTTGCAGGCACAAGACCTAACTGGAATGATCTTGCATTGAGTTCGCATGAAGCAAATAATTACCAGGGCCTGCCGATCGATTCTGTTTTTATTGATCCTGTATTCTTAAAAACAGTACTTCGAAATGGGACGAATGTATTTGCAGTGGAAACGCATAATGTGACCTCTTCATCAACCGATTTGTCATCTATACCGTATTTGTTTTTTGGGATGAAAGGAACCGGTACAACATTCTCTGCCATACCGTCCTGGTTTCACCCACCTGTTTCCGATTATTACAATGCGCATTTTAAACTTGCCAGAACAGGAGAGACTGTTTATCTCAGTAACCCTTCCGGAACTCGCATTGATGAAAAGACGTACCCTTCCATGAGCAGTAATAACTCGTATGGAAGAAAACCGGATGGTTCAGGAAGCTGGTGTTTATTTGGTACACCAACTCCAAACACTTCAAATAATTCGTCAACGTGTTCAAATGGGTATGCATCCATTCCGGTGTTTTCTGTTTCCGGAGGGTTTTATACTTCTACACGAACACTCACATTGAGTACAACTACACCCGGAGGATCTATCCGTTATTCTACGAATGGTGATGAACCTACAACCTCTTCACCATTGTATTCAGGAGCCATTTCGATTTCAAGTACCAAAACAATTCGGGCAAAAGTTTTCGCATCAGGTTATTTGCCCAGTCCGGTTGTTACAAATACATATTTCATCAGCGAGTCAGTACACTTACCGGTCTTTTCAATTACAACGGATTCCCTGAATCTCTGGGATTATAATACCGGCATATATGTCATGGGTCCAAATGCGAGTACAACTTCTCCCTATTTCGGTGCGAATTTCTGGCAAGACTGGGAAAAGCCCGCAACAATTGAGTACTACGATAAAGACAAAATTCGAATTGTCCGATTTGATGCGGATATTAGTATTTATGGAAATTATTCCCGGGCCAAAGCTCAAAAGAGCTTTGAAATAAAACTTGGAGATAAATATGGCACTTCATCTGTGAATTATCCTTTTTTTACAGACAAACCATTCATCGATAAAATGGATGATATTGTTTTAAGGAACTCGGGTACAGACTGGAATAAAGTTCATTTTCGTGATGCTTTAATGGAACGTATCATGAAAAATACATGGTCCGGTTATCTTGGTGCCGAACCTGCTGTGATGTTTTTAAATGGTGAATTCTGGGGTGTGTATACAATCCATGAAAACCATGATGAGAATTGGATGGATTATAATTTTGGTTTAAGCAAAAAGCAGATTGATTATCTGAAAGAAGATGGAAGCAGTATGACGGTTAAAGAAGGCTCTGATGCTTCTTTCTGGACCATGTACAATTATGCTACCACCCAGACTCCGACCACTCAGGCATACTATGATTACATGAACAGCGTGCTGGATCTGAAAAACTATGCCGACTACTTCATAGCTGAAACCTATTATAACAATGGTGACTGGATTGGTGACTGGACGAATAATATCAAATTGTGGAGACCGAATGCAACCGGTTCAAAATGGAGATACATGTTGTACGATACAGATTTTGGATTTGGATTGCAGGGTAGTGTGAATGACAACCGGCTTGCAATTGCAAGAAATCCGGCAGCATTCAGTCATTCTTCAGAGATGTTTGATGCGATGTTGAACAACCCAACGTTCAAACGTTATTTTATTAACCGATATGCTGACCTTATAAATACAAATTACCTGCCTGCGAACATTGACGATGTCATTCATCAGTTCCAGGATTCTATGGCTCCGGATATGCCGGCGCATTTTGCAAAGTGGGGAAATAACATGAGTACATGGCAAACAAATATTGATGCTGTGAGCAGTTTTGTGAATGCACGTCCAACTATAATGCGTGATAATATCAAGACTGGATTTAGTCTTGCAGGAAAAGTCACACTCACTTTAAATGTTAGTCCGGCAGGAGCAGGCAGGATAGAAATCAGTACGATTATTCCTACTTCTTACCCATGGTCAGGAGTGTATTTCAATGGAAACCCGGTAACCATCACCGCGATTCCGAACCCGGGCTATACCTTCGATCATTGGCGTTCAAATGTTACAATTACATCGAACAATCCTAACCAGGCAGTAACATATAATTTCACTGCGAATGATGCTATCACAGCATATTTTACCGGTTCTGCTGCGGTGCCTAAGATTACAATCAGCGAATTGAATTATAATGCTGATTCCGCTCTGAATTCCGGAGACTGGATCGAATTGAAGAATTTCGGATCACAGGCCGTTGATCTTTCCGGCTGGGTATTGAGTGATGGTGCCGACAATCATATGTTTCATTTTCCAACAGGAACAGTGCTGGCTGCTGGTGCATATCTGGTGGTAGTGGAAGATAGTGTTAAATTCAAATCGCAATTTCCTACTGTATCCAATCGCATTGGTCAACTTGGTTTTAATTACGGCAATGGTGGAGATGAAGTCAGGTTGTTCGATTATAACGGGAATCTTTATCTGAATTTCTTCTATTCTGATTTGGCGCCATGGCCACTCACACCGGATGGTGGCGGGTATACTTGTGAATTATTAAATGTAAACGGAGACCTGAATGATGGGAACAATTGGTTTGCAGGATGTATCGGAGGTTCTCCAGGACGGGCCTACAGTTCATTGTTGTCGGTACCTGTTTCAGTAACCGGCAATACGACTTTCTGCAATGGCGGAAATGTGGTTTTATCTTCTACAACAGATCCCGGGTATACTTATCAGTGGAAGAGGAACAATACAACTATTGTTGGTGCAACCTCCTCCAGTTATACTGCGATACAGGGTGGTACATATACGGTAGTCGTTAGTTCTTTGGGATGTTCTGTTGTATCAGATCCTATCATTGTTACCGTTGTTTCTCAAAGTCCTGATCCTGTTACGACCTCTAACTGGCGTTGTGGTGCAGGAAGTCTCACGCTTACAGCTACATCTTCCGATACGATCTTCTGGTATGATGCCCCGAACGGGAACCTGCTCGGATTTGGAGATACCTTAATTACTCCAAATTTATCAGCTACCACGACTTATTATGCAAAGACAAGTCGGATCTGTCCTTCCAGTGCTGTTTCTGCAATTGCTCAGATCTTACAACAAACAGCAGCACCGGTGACAAGTGATGTCACACTTTGCGGGCCGGGTGTTGCTACACTTACTGCAACGGATACAGCGACCATGCATTGGTACAATGCGCCACAGGGTGGTGGATTGCTTGAAACGGGCGGAAGCTTTGTTACCAATTATATTTCCACAGATACAGTGTTTTATGTTGAAGCCGGAAGCGTTTGTCCCAGCCCAAGAATTGAAGCACATGTAATAATCAATTCCACTGCGGATCCTGTAGTGAGTGATAATTCAAGATGTGGAAACGGTACAGTCGTATTGACCGCTATTTCTTCCGCACCGGTTTCCTGGTACAACCGTGTATCCGGCGGATTGGTATTGGGAACCGGACTTTCATTCACCACTCCATCACTGGCAGTAACAGATACTTTTTACGCGGAAGCGAATTCCGGCTGTCCAAGTGCACGTGTCATGGCTATCGCGATTGTCAATCCTGTTTTGTCAGCTCCGGTAGGTACCGATGGCTTCAGCTGTGGTCCGGGCATTGTAACGGTTTCTGCAACTTCAACTGAGCAGGTGTATTGGTACGATGCTTCAAGCGGTGGAAATTTATTGTACACAGGTTCAATTTTCGACACACCATTCCTGAATGCAAGTACAACATATTATGCAGAGGCAGGTTATACCTGTCGGAGTTCACGAACCGCAGTTCAGGCTGCTGTCAATTCAATACCGGCTGCCCCTACAGCCACAGATGTTTCACGTTGCGGTCCGGGTACCGTTACACTTTCAGCAGTTTCACCTGAGTTGATCACATGGTTCGATGCTGCTGTTAGTGGCAACCTTTTATTTACAGGGGATCAGTTTACTACACCGGTTATATCTGTAACAACAACCTATTATGCTGAGGCAGGAACTACTTGTAAAAGTCCTTCCAGAACTCCGGTTCAGGCCATTGTAAATACAGGTCCTTCCGCACCGACCTCTTCTAACGTTTCACGTTGTGGAACAGGTACAGTTACCCTGACGGCAACATCTCCGGAAACTATTTATTGGTACAGCGCTGCCAGCGGAGGAACTTTGCTTGCTACAGGCCCTTCTTATACAACACCTTCAATCAGTTCCAGCACTACTTATTATGTGGAAGCCGGAAATAACTGCAGGAGTGCCCGTATTTCCGTGCAAGCCATTGTAAATTCTGCTCCTGCTGCACCCACAGCATCTAATGTCTCAAGGTGTGGTCCGGGAACGGTAGGACTTTCAGCTACTTCAGCCGCTACAATTTCATGGTATTCGGCTGCGACAGGAGGTACCTTGCTTGGAACCGGCAGTTCTTATACAACTCCGTCTATTTCCGCAACTACAACCTACTATGCGGAAGCGAATAATGGATGTGCCAGTGCTACCAGAACAGCAGTTCAAGCCATCATTAATCCTATTCCTGCCGCACCATCATCTTCCAATGTCTCCCGCTGTGGAACCGGAACAGTAGTGCTTACTGCAACTTCATCTGAACAGGTATACTGGTACAGCGCGGCGAGTGGAGGAACACTTCTGGCTACTAACAGCAGTTATACCACACCTTCCATCAGCACCACAACAACCTATTATGCTGAAGCAGGAAATACCTGCAGAAGCGCCACCCGTACTGCTGTTCAGGCGATCATCGATCCTATTCCGGCTGCACCCACCGCATCTGATGTTGCTCGTTGCGGAAGTGGTAGCGTAACATTTACAGCTACATCTACTGAAACAATATATTGGTACAGCGCTGCAAGTGGTGGAACATTGTTGGGGACAGGTGCTTCTTATTCGACACCGTCCATCGCAGTCACTACAACCTATTACGTTGAGACCGGAAACAATTGTCGCAGCGCCAGAATTCCGGTGCAGGCAATTGTGAACAGCGCACCTGCCGCACCAACGGCATCCAATGTTTCAAGATGTGGAACAGGAACTGTGGTTCTCACAGCTTCTTCAACTGCAACGATTAACTGGTATTCGGCTTCATCCGGCGGAACCCTTCTGGGTAGCGGAACATCATATACAACGCCTTCTATTTCTTCAACCACTACTTATTATGCGGAATCAAACAATGGTTGTGTAAGTGTTACCAGAACAGCGGTACAGGCCATCATTAATCCGCTTCCCGCAGCACCATCATCTTCCAATGTCTCCAGATGCGGAACAGGAACTGTTGTTCTTACTGCTTCCTCATCTGAACAGGTATATTGGTATAGCGCGGCAAGCGGAGGTACATTGTTGGCGACGAACAGTTCGTATACTACACCTTCCATCAGTACTACAACCACATATTACGCTGAAGCCGGAAACACCTGCCGAAGTGCTACACGAACCGCTGTACAGGCGATCATAGATCCGATTCCGAATGCTCCGGTAGCTTCTGATGTTTCAAGATGCGGTCCGGGTGTAATAACATTATCTGCAACTTCTACTGAAACAATTTACTGGTATTCCGCAGCCAGCGGAGGAACTTTACTTGCAACAGCTGCTTCCTATACAACACCTTCGCTTAGTTCTACTACTACATATTATGTGGAAACAGGTAATAATTGCCGGAGTGCAAGGATTGCAGTAGATGCAATCATCACTACGGCTCCTGCTGCGCCAACTGCATCCAACAGTTCACGTTGCGGTACCGGAACAGTTGTTTTAAGTGCAAGTTCTCCGGAACAAATTACATGGTTTAGTTCTGCAAGTGGCGGGTCAGCTCTTTTTGTTGGAAGTTCATATACGACTCCATCAATAAGTACAACTACAACTTATTATGCGGAAGCGGGAAGTGGTTGTCAGAGTCTCACACGAACAGCCGTTCAGGCAATCATCGATCCTCTTCCTGCTGCTCCTGCAGGTTCAAACGTTTCCCGTTGTGGTACCGGAACAGTTACACTGTCTGCATCATCAACGGAACAAATCTATTGGTATAGTGCTGCTACCGGAGGAACATTACTTGCAACAGCTGCTTCTTATACTACACCTTCCATTTCTGCCACTACTACTTATTATGCTGAAGCCGGAAATACCTGCCGGAGTGCGACAAGAACTCCTATTCAGGCGATCATCAATCCAGTACCAGCCGCTCCTTCAAGTTCAAACGTGTCCCGTTGTGGTTCAGGAACAGTTACTTTAACAGCTACTTCTACAGAACAAATTTACTGGTACGATGCTGCCAGCGGTGGAACTTTGTTAGCGACGGCAAGTTCGTATACAAGTCCGGTGCTGACTGTAACAACAACCTATTATTCTGAAGCCGGCAATACCTGCCGGAGCGCAACTCGAACCGCAGTGCAGGCAATTATTGCTCCAATTCCATCTCCACCTGTAAGTAATGATGCTTCCCGTTGTGGAAGCGGTTCAGTCGCTTTATCTGCAACTTCTCCTGAACAGATTTATTGGTATAATGCCCCAAGCGGAGGAACCTTGCTTGGCACAGGAACCACTTATAATACACCATCGATTTCAGCAACAACAACATATTATGTAGAGACCGGAAATACCTGCAGAAGCAATCGTATTTCAGTGAACGCGATAGTGAATTCAATTCCATCACCTCCGGTAACATCCAATGTTTCACGTTGTAATTCAGGGACAGTCACACTTACCGCAACTTCGCCTGAAACGGTTTACTGGTACAGTGCGCCAAGCGGAGGAACTCTTCTGAATACAGGTAATTCATTTACAACGCCAAGCATCAGTACAACCACAACTTATTATCTTGAAGCCGGTGATGTTTGCAGAAGTGCAAGAGTTGCTGTGCAGGCGGTTATTACTTCTCCACCTGCAGCTCCTGTTGCAATCGACGGTGCTCGTTGTGGTACAGGATCTGTTTTGATTTCCGCGAATTCAACGGATCGTTTGAACTGGTATAGTACTGCCAGCGGAGGCGTGTTACTCGATACCGGAATTACTTTCATTACTCCGGTGATAAGCGCAACTACAACTTATTATGTTGAAGCAGGAACAGGTTGCAATAGCAGTCGTGTCGCAGTACAGGCAATTGTAAACGCCCTCCCGGCAGCTCCTGTAGCCAACGATGTTTCCCGTTGCGGTGATGGCAGTGTTACACTTACAGCTGCCTCTGCCGACAGTATCTTTTGGTTTGATGCATCTATCGGCGGTAATCTTCTTGCTTCCGGAACTACTTACAATACACCTGTTCTGACAAATACTACTGTATATTATGCGGAAGCAGGAGACGGTTGCAGAAGTGTCAGGATACCTGTTCAGGCTATTATTTCAGCTATCCCTGGATCTCCTGTTGCATCCGATGTTTCCCGCTGCGGACCCGGAGTGATAGTTTTGAATGCTTCTTCACCGGAGACTATTTATTGGTATGATCAACCAAGCGGAGGAAATCTCATTGGAACAGGAAGTACATTTACGACACCTGCACTTATTGCAGATACTACTTATTATGTGGAGACCGGCGATATCTGTCGCAGCACAAGGGTTCTCGTGCAGGCTTTGATTGATACCGTTCCTGCCACGCCTGTAGTATTGGATGGAGATCGTTGCGGTCCGGGTACTGTAAATCTGAGTGCAACCGCTTCACTTCAGGTAAATTGGTATGATGCAGCTTCCGGAGGAAATCTGCTTGGTACAGGTTTTACATTCATTACACCTTCCATTTCTGCAACAACTATTTTCTATGCTGATGCAGGATTGGGTTGTAACAGTGCTCGTGTTCCTGTAAATGCCGTTGTAAATCCATTGCCAATTGCTCCATCTACGACAGATGATTCCCGCTGTGGTCCCGGTATTCTCACCCTGAATGCTTTTGCCACAGATTCGATCTTCTGGTTTGATGCAATTTCCGGTGGAACTCAAATCGGAACAGGCTCTTCATTTGTGACTCCTTTCATTTCTGCTTCTACAACCTATTATGCTGAAACAGGTTCACTTTGCAGGAGTACGCGTACACCTGCTCAGGCTATCATTAACGTTGTAAGTGCGGATCCTGTTGTTTCATCCGGACAAGTATGCGGAAGCGGTTCAGTTACTTTGTTTGCAACTGCATCTGATCCGGTTTCATGGTATGATCAGGCAAGCGGGGGAACTATCCTTGCCACAGGAAATAGTTTTGTGACTCCGGTGCTCACTACATCCACAACCTATTATGCTGTAGCCGGAACATTCTGTCCAAGCAATGCTGTAGCTGTTGATGCATTCGTATTCACACCACCAACACTCAACCTTGGTGCGGATACTGTGGATGTTTTGTCAGGACAATTTACGACACTCGATGCAGGAGCAGGCTTTGATTCCTACTTGTGGTCGACTTCGGAAACTACCCGGCAAATAAGTGTCAATACTGAAAATGTGTACACTGTAGTAGTTACTGATTCTAACCAATGTACTGCTACTGATTCTGTGTTTGTACATGTCATCACCGGCATCGAAAAGACAGATGAACTTCTTTCCGTGAATATTTACCCTAACCCTGGCTCACACGAGATAACTGTAAGCTGGGGTATGACAAGTGCTCATACAGTAGTCTTACAAATTTATAGTGTGGATGGTCGCTTGATGCAATCAAAAGAATGCAAAACGCATCCGGGTACACATAAGGAAAAAGTCTTGCTTAATGATTATGCACCAGGAGTATATTTTGTCCGCCTGACGACGAATAAGTCATCAACTACCCTTGAATTCCTGAAACAATAA
- a CDS encoding T9SS type A sorting domain-containing protein, with product MKNKNVLLSIFIFGLFLCNGVFAQYSFQRLIGGVSQERGQTLFQTRDGGYLYNAATLSYGSGSADGFFVKTNNQGLLEWARAYGTVAFDNSEYAIESYDGKLLGTGLTFFPGNVTRDVLLFKTDSLGQLIWSKTYGGGGNDGAVYMIETSDHGYALVGSTQSIGAGSDDILFIKTDENGDTIFTRSYGSVDSDAGIAIAEIPSGGFVICGKQTRIVGGLPFADGILLRTDASGDLLWTKLYGDSLWEELESVGVNADESIVSCGAITSYGAGKYDVLCMKTNNAGDVDWVKTYGGPEIDASYGLVINSDSTYTISGYTNSFGYGHEHRGDDSTNIFMMKINALGDTVWTRTYGDGLQDEAYRNNATSDGGYLIAGFTTNYTFQDSAQMIMIKTDSMGFTGCHEFTSHPIINNAPLIGRTAVFSQASGLFTGVIALVQMTVNTDDEDACLYALTDEAKSNEKFVVYPNPAITELTLQSDLLAEVDKVCVYDFQGRLKECKQGKGQSRISVDLTDYVSGIYFLRIWTSDSEFRIVKFIKN from the coding sequence ATGAAAAATAAAAATGTTCTCCTCAGTATTTTCATTTTTGGATTATTTCTCTGCAATGGAGTTTTTGCTCAGTATTCTTTTCAGCGATTGATTGGCGGGGTAAGTCAGGAACGGGGGCAGACTTTATTTCAAACCCGTGATGGAGGATACCTCTACAATGCAGCTACCTTATCGTACGGGTCGGGAAGTGCGGATGGTTTTTTTGTCAAAACAAATAATCAGGGATTGTTGGAGTGGGCGAGGGCGTATGGAACTGTTGCTTTTGATAATTCTGAATATGCAATCGAATCATATGATGGCAAATTATTGGGAACCGGCTTAACTTTTTTTCCCGGAAATGTCACTAGAGATGTTTTACTTTTCAAAACAGATTCCCTGGGTCAATTGATCTGGAGTAAAACGTACGGAGGAGGTGGTAATGATGGAGCGGTTTACATGATTGAAACAAGTGATCATGGATATGCACTTGTTGGCTCTACTCAGAGTATTGGTGCCGGATCAGACGATATTCTTTTTATAAAAACTGATGAAAATGGGGATACTATATTTACCCGTTCCTATGGATCTGTTGATTCTGACGCTGGAATAGCAATCGCGGAAATTCCATCCGGAGGATTTGTGATCTGCGGAAAACAGACCCGGATCGTGGGTGGTCTCCCGTTTGCAGATGGAATTTTGTTGCGTACAGATGCATCCGGTGATTTGCTTTGGACAAAGTTGTATGGAGACTCACTATGGGAGGAATTGGAATCTGTGGGTGTGAATGCTGACGAAAGCATTGTCAGTTGCGGAGCAATTACTTCCTATGGAGCCGGTAAATATGATGTGCTTTGTATGAAAACAAATAATGCGGGTGACGTTGACTGGGTAAAAACATATGGGGGGCCGGAAATTGATGCCAGTTACGGTTTAGTAATCAATTCCGATTCTACCTACACGATTTCAGGGTATACCAATAGTTTTGGATATGGTCATGAACACCGGGGGGATGACAGTACGAATATATTCATGATGAAGATAAATGCTCTTGGCGATACAGTCTGGACCAGAACTTATGGTGATGGATTGCAGGACGAAGCGTACAGAAATAACGCTACAAGTGATGGAGGATACTTGATCGCAGGATTTACTACGAATTATACTTTCCAGGATAGCGCGCAGATGATCATGATCAAAACCGATTCAATGGGATTCACAGGTTGTCATGAATTTACCTCTCACCCGATAATTAATAATGCTCCGCTTATCGGAAGAACCGCGGTCTTTTCACAAGCTTCCGGGTTGTTTACCGGTGTTATTGCTCTGGTGCAAATGACAGTGAATACTGATGATGAGGATGCTTGTTTGTACGCGCTTACTGATGAGGCAAAATCAAATGAAAAATTTGTGGTATATCCCAATCCTGCTATAACAGAATTGACCCTGCAATCTGATCTTCTAGCTGAAGTTGATAAGGTATGTGTGTATGATTTCCAGGGAAGGTTAAAGGAGTGTAAGCAGGGGAAGGGTCAATCACGGATTAGTGTGGACCTGACTGATTATGTGTCTGGAATTTATTTTCTCAGGATCTGGACTTCTGATTCTGAATTCAGAATCGTTAAGTTCATCAAAAATTGA